One genomic window of Cytophagia bacterium CHB2 includes the following:
- a CDS encoding NAD-dependent epimerase/dehydratase family protein: MPRTLVTGGAGFLGSHLCEYLLHRGHEVIAMDNLLTGTTDNIEHLRGERFKFIKHDVTEYIYLAGELDYILHFASPASPLDYLQLPIQTMKVGALGTHKALGLAKDTGATFLLASTSEVYGDPLLHPQTEDYWGHVNPIGPRGVYDEAKRFAEALTMAYHRTHGVDTKIVRIFNTYGPRMRPNDGRAIPAFIPQALHHEPITVFGDGTQQRAFTYVGDIAPIIARSATMPEAYGEVFNVGADTPYTVNELATLVMEAMGMKGELRHLEARNEVVFAFSDHSKARRIFGDVQETTLEEGLQRMVPWARRSRKGMWAIGIVLSLRQLLGARHAHAVILCVGVVHEDRCSGLLRHKLVGGRQ; the protein is encoded by the coding sequence ATGCCGAGAACGCTTGTCACCGGCGGGGCGGGCTTTTTGGGGTCGCATTTGTGTGAATATTTGCTGCACCGCGGCCATGAAGTGATTGCGATGGACAATCTCTTGACCGGCACGACAGATAACATTGAACACCTGCGCGGCGAGCGCTTCAAATTCATCAAGCATGATGTCACGGAATACATCTACCTCGCGGGCGAGTTGGATTACATTCTGCATTTTGCCTCGCCGGCCAGCCCGCTGGATTATCTGCAACTGCCGATTCAGACCATGAAAGTCGGCGCATTGGGCACGCACAAAGCGCTCGGCCTCGCCAAAGACACGGGCGCCACGTTTTTGCTTGCTTCGACTTCCGAAGTGTACGGCGATCCGCTGTTGCATCCGCAAACGGAGGATTATTGGGGCCATGTCAATCCCATCGGCCCGCGCGGCGTTTACGACGAAGCCAAGCGTTTCGCGGAGGCGTTGACGATGGCGTATCATCGCACGCACGGCGTGGACACCAAAATCGTCCGCATCTTCAACACCTATGGTCCGCGCATGCGTCCGAATGACGGCCGCGCGATTCCCGCGTTCATTCCGCAGGCCCTGCACCACGAGCCGATCACCGTGTTCGGCGACGGCACCCAGCAGCGCGCCTTCACCTATGTGGGCGACATCGCGCCCATCATCGCCCGATCCGCCACCATGCCCGAGGCCTATGGCGAAGTGTTCAATGTGGGGGCGGACACGCCCTACACCGTGAACGAGCTGGCCACCCTGGTGATGGAGGCCATGGGGATGAAAGGGGAACTGCGCCACCTGGAGGCACGCAACGAGGTGGTCTTCGCCTTCAGTGACCATTCCAAGGCCAGGCGCATCTTCGGCGATGTGCAGGAGACCACGCTGGAGGAAGGTTTGCAAAGGATGGTGCCCTGGGCCAGGCGTTCGCGGAAGGGGATGTGGGCCATAGGGATCGTGCTAAGCCTCCGTCAGTTGCTCGGTGCGCGACACGCCCACGCTGTA